CTCGTTACAACCGTACtcagagaagaaaattggGATggtcaaatttttgaaatcaGCAGTTCTATCAGCGTAACCGGATCTTTGGAAAGTGGAAGTACCACACCATTCGTACATGTTTATACCGTAGAAATCGGCACTTTCATCGGAGTCACCACAGGCAAAGTAGTCAGCAAGAGCGACTCTAGTCTCCTCGTTATCGTTAGAGGAGTAGCCGACAGGGATGCTTCTGTAGTTTTTCTCCTTGATGTAACTCTTGGTGTCTCTTAGAGCAGCTTTGACGAAAGTGGAAGCGTCTGTGTTCGTTTCGTCGTTGGTGACTTCGTTACCGGCGAAAAAACCTAGGACGTTTGTGTAGTTGGCGAACATGTCGACCACGGATGTGTAACGGTTGTATAGGTCCAAAGTCCACGAGGGGGACTTTCTGTTAACGGACAATTTGGGGGACGACAAATCGGCAATGACGTAAATACCGGCGTCGTTCAAAGCATTCATACATTGAGAGTGATCCAAAGAGGTGTTGACAGCGTAGACACGAATAACGTTCGTGGACAACTGTTGCAAGTATGGGATATCTCTTGAACAACTCTCGAAGTCTGCCAATGGGTCGTTAATTGTCGAGCCACCGGTAGCGTTCGCAGTGTCCGCCTGGTAGGCGATACCTTTAATGTAGAACTGGGAGCCGTTGTTTGAGTAGAAAAACTTGTTACCAACGACTTCAATGGCTGGTAGATCCGCAGCAGAGGCCAAACTGCTGGCTGCAAGTGcagtagcagcagttgTAATAATGTTTTTTAGCATCATTGTTGCAGTGTTCTATGGTTGGGTATGAACACTTTGACCAAGAATGAAAAATGATACAGAGTAAATATACACACAACAAGCGACCGAAACGGGGGATAAATGCTTTTTCGCAAAGGTGGGTTGGTCGTTCGATTGCAGGATTGTTTATATACAAAGTTCGATCAGAATTGTCTCTCGCTGTGCATTCTATATTGTGCAAGAGCGTTTTTGCACAGGGATCCTGTTAACTGTGCGCgtgtttttctttctctcgAGAGAAGAATATATTTCCCATGTCCAAATGGGGCGCTGTTTTTCTCTCTCGTTGGCATGCATCTGCCCAGAAACGGCCGTAGAGGGTCGCGCGAGAGGCCACACGAAAAGTGATTTTAAATGCGATGGCtgtgaaaaaaatgaaataaGAAAATAGAATCACGGCCCAAAGCGGTAAGTTTCCCAAAAGGAGAGCAGCCGGCGGGCCCTCAGACCACGCCGCAGGACGCGTTTGGGGTTTGTTATCTTTTTTGAGCGCGTGTCCGCATTGGGACAGAACGCAAACAGCGGGCTATTTTTAAAGGGGGTGGGGTGGGGGAGTGGGAGGAGGTAATAAAACGCCGGGGGAATGAGTAAATGGTGCGGGTAATGCGACTTTTCGTGTCGTGTGTGATTGGACGAAGAACGTGGGGGGGCTGTGCTTCAGTTCCGGCTGGGTTACCCAGCTGTTGTGGGGGTATCGTTGCAGCCTGCCCAATGCGGTAATGTAATTGATTTTTCCCGTATCCTGGCCCGCCAGGTGACATTTCGCATTTGGCATGGTCTGCGACTTATTTTGAAGTGTCTGTTTGCAACAGTGCTAGAGTCGCCCTCTACTCAAGCTGACACTGGGTTTTATTGTTGTATATTCATTTCGTGTTTTCCCGTTGCATgcatttctttttttcgatCTGAGAGTCGCGCTAGTGGGTTGTGAATAGTTGCGTGACTTGACAGAAGCACCGAGGTGTGTTTGGCAACGGTTTGATCGATGACGTAGGGGCACATGGTGGCTTTCTCTAATATCCAATTTTCTTGAGGGAGCAAAACTTGAATTTTTACGCTGGTAGCATCTACATATAAGTATATATCACTGCATTCCGATACACAAATGCTTAGTTACGTGTAGTGTCTCAGTACAAGACGGAATGAAGCAagtgggggggggggggggttAAATTATGAAGGCGGACAAATCCTTCAACTATGCAGCAAAAAATAAGATGGACCGTCGCTGCTACGGTCAATTGTTACAGAACTAGAACATTCTTCCCAATATCTTTTCCTGATGTAGAAGGCGAACAGAATGGCATAAAACCGGGGCTTTTCCCTGAGCACTTCGCAACGACAAAATTTCAGCAATTCTTAGCCATTTTGGGGATACAAAATCTACAGAACAATACAACTTCTTACTGAAATTTTAGGTGTGAAACTTTCATACCACTGTTTtggaataaaaaaaaagaaaaatgtcAAGATGGTACGACATCGTTCCTCCGATAAACCAGCTAAATGGGTCAATTTAGAGTACGTTAAGCGAGACCTAAGATGCAACAAGCTACAGCGAGAGTCGCTGCTAAAGGCAATCTGCGACTTTTGACTTTCATTGAAATAGTTCTCTGTTTGTCCAGTGCCCTACTTCTTGATCAGCGGTTTGCTCCCATTGAAATCTCCAAGATTCAATTGctaacaccaccaccaccaccatcatcatcagcaATACCGCACAATACTGctctctctccctctctcttGAACTTCATCGGTTGGCACGCTGAAACGTGCTCAAGGTTCTAGACTCTTTCCCATGTCCGAGAAGAGTGTACAGGCAAcaccagaagaaaaaagaaatttttctcttcgaaagaaaaatgccCAAATCGGGTATACAAATTGTCCTCCCACACCGTATTGGGCGACCAGAGCCCTCGGGTCAGCAACACCTGTATGTAGGTGCGACACCCGACAATACACTAGTAGCACTCTTGCACCCTCAACAGACTACCGTAGATAACAGGCCCCCCATGACCTTGCACCGAGCGTCTGCCGTACCGTAACTGCATACTTTCCACAGTGGTGCTGTCCACAGACAATAAGAACTGGAAGAgcgagaagaaaaaagaaatgttttttttcccatttcTCCCCCACCGCgttgtttttctttacATTTACCCTTTTCGGTCAAGATCTTTGAGCGAGACGGCCTCGAGGTTTGGTATATATACGTAAGCGGTTTCTCTCGAGGATTAAGTCGGGCGCGTTGCTTTTACCCGTTTCGCCATCTGTCTGTTGATGTCTCACTCATCCTTCTTCCAGAGGGGAGTTTTGTTCTCGATCACATAGCgttttctttcccttttcaTACTACGTCCTTTTGTTTATCGCATTTGGAAGTTTCCCTCTTTCACTGTTTATAAGActctcttgttcaattcttgtTGTACACTTTCTACTTCTCACTTCCAAATATACCAACAGCAAACAGAAAAACTATCTCCAACTAGTAAGTCGTTCCTTTGATACTTATCACTTTTTCCAACTATATTTTCTCTCGTTGTCTGCTTGTCTGCTACTGAAAAACATAATGAAATTCTCTAACTTAGTCGCTACTGCCTCAATCGTCGGCGCTGCCGTCGCTGCACCATCTGGTCACGAACATAAAGAAAAGCGTGACGTCCTCACCACCACGATCAAGGCTCAAACCACCGTTTTGGTCGACGCCGTCAACCAAGCTAACGTGCTAGCTGTCCCAGCTGACGTCCAAACCGAGgccgctgctgctccaGCTGCCACCCCAGCAACTCAAGCTCAAGCTGCTGAGACCACCCAGGCTGCCTCCACCCAGAAGGCCTCCTCTGGCTCCTCTGGCTCCTCTGCCCCAGCTGTCGACGTCTCCGCTTCCGCTTCCGGTGTCAAGGGTGTCACTTACTCCCCATACAACGCCGATGGTACTTGTAAATCTGCCGACCAGGTCGCTTCCGACCTGAGCAGCATGACCGAGTTCCCAACCATCAGATTGTACGGTGTCGACTGTGACCAAGTTGCCTCCGTCATGAAGGCCAAGCAAGCAAACCAGAAAGTCTTCCTAGGTGTCTACTTCATGGACCAGATCGAACAAAGTATTTCCACCATGAAGTCTGCCGTCGAACAATACGGTTCCTGGAACGACGTTGTCACTGTTTCCATCGGTAACGAATTGGTCAACGGTGGTCAAGCCACTCCATCCCAGATCGGTCAGTACGTCTCCACCGGTAGATCTGCTTTGCAAGCTGCCGGTTACTCTGGCCCAGTTGTCTCCGTCGACACTTTCATCGCCGTTATCAACAACCCAGAATTGTGCCAGTACTCCGACTACATGGCTGTCAACGCCCACGCTTATTTCGACCAAAACACCGAGGCCTCTGACTCCGGTAAGTGgttgttgcaacagatcCAAAGAGTCTGGACCGCCTGTGGTGGTAACAAGGATGTTGTCATTGCCGAATCCGGGTGGCCATCAAAGGGTCAAACCTACGGTATTGCCGTCCCATCCAAGGAAAACCAACAGAGTGCTGTCTCCTCCATCAAGTCCGCCTGTGGTGCTAGTACCTTTTTGTACAACGCCTACAACGACTACTGGAAGGCCGACGGTAACCTAGGTGTTGAAAAGTACTGGGGTATTTTGTCCAACGAATAAACAAATTCAAGTTAAACCTAACAGTTTTCTAAACTTGttcgtttttttgttatttttaCTCTTGAACATATGCTTACGGGAGTTCTGTATCCCAACGAAACTTCTTCCACCAACTTTCACTCTTCAAACATTcatttgttgaagagcTCTTCGGACTGTATTCCAATTGGGATGTTCTAGGACCCTCATTCTTCCATTATAATCTAGAAATTTTGACGATTGTCTCAATCtattctcttcttctcattatggcttcttctttatGGCGTCTGGCTGGTTCCCCTCGCAAATCACTGACTTGCAACGAGACTAACGGCGTTGTTTTAAAATTAACACATTTTATTCGTTCCTATActactctttttttcgtATATATCAATACCCATACTATGTATACGTACAAAGACATTCTTTTGTTGACACTTTGAGACATGAACAACGATCATTAGAGCGATCGATGGAAAATTAGGAGTCGCGACAACTAAAATCTGTAACCAGTATAAACTAAGATCAACCCTGATATctgctcttctttttaAACCTTTCGGGAGATCTCGAGCGCTCTCTACGAAATCTTCCTCGTGGCGGTGTTATTGACCTCCTACCTCCATTCCGCTTGTATCGTGGAGGGGTGATGGATCTTCTGCGACGAGGAGCAGCTGGCACAGAACTGTTTGGCTGATATCGGCTCGGCCGACTTTCTGGCTTCGGTGTCTCTCGAGGTGGATTCTGTTTCTCCATTTCTTTCCTTTCCTCATCGTATCTTCtcatctcttcttcttgttttatTCTGGCCTCTTCCCTCTTTTTCTCCTCGATTGTGTCCAAAGTTTCTCTCATGTCGTCCGTTAGAAGACCGAGACCTATAGCGGTGAAATAATTGATGGCGTACCGTATATGGTTAGGATCTTCCTTGGGAAACAAGCCCACTAAATAAGGTTGAATGTATTCCTCTTGTAACCTCTCCTTTAGTTCCTGCGCATTTAGTTCGGCAACACATTCCTGGAATATAAATTTGAGGAATATCCTGCTTGGGGGTGTACTTTCTTCCTCGTTGAGTTTAAAGTTGCTGAGGACTTCCAACCCAATATAATCTGTTGCAACCATATGTCCCCAGAACTTCCCCAAGATTCGGAGCTGTGCTGGCTCAAAGTCGTCAAGGTTTTGAAAGTTCTCGTTAAATATTTGCAGGAAGGCTGGTTTCCATGATCTATGAGAGGAGCACAATCTTTCGCCCAAAATACCGTAGAATTTGGAATATGTCGCTTCTTGGATGCTTGATTTTACAACGATATCTACAATTTCATATTTTCGATCATCTGGTATCCTTAGCTTAAGAAGTTTATGCGCGGCCTCGTCTCCCGACAGTGAGCTCTTCAAGACAAggtatatttttttcttgaactcgatATTTTCTGAAGAGGTCATATCTTTGACAGTATATGGTTTCACAACGGGTACAGTTGTAGCTTCGGGAGCGGGTTCTGTTTCGGAAACCTGAATCTCTTCCTGCTCGCTGGCATCCACAGGTTCCTGAACTGAAAAACCTCTTTTCAGCTCATCATACTCCTCTTCTAGGTCATTCAAGTTCTGGTGGTATTTGAACCTTGCAAGGTTCTCTTTCGGTAAGTcccaaaaattttcgtctTGTGATATGGACGTGGAGAATGGGGGATATCTATTCGGTACAATCACTGCAGAGTGGTGAACTAAAGTGACATTATCTTCCAATTGTTTCTCATCGAGCAAATCCTCCAATTCAGTTTTGATATTACTATCTAACGGACACTCCAGAGTCTCTAGTTTATCTCTGATAGCGTTGTATGCTCGCGGATTCGCATCTTGCAGCTTCTTCCCACAAAATCTTAATATAATGACAGTGTCCCAAATGGAATCTTGTTCGTTTTCTCTTGAAAGTAATATCTGTAGGAGTTGGAGTATAACAATCTCATGTATAAGACCTACTTTATACAGTGATGAAAGTAACTTCAAAATTCGCCGGCCCTCCGCATGGTTTTTATTCTTGTAGTCATGAAGAAACCGACAAACGATCTCCTGACCAATGAGTGGGCCAAACGACGGGAGCACGTTATTTACCAACAAACATAATTGACTGATAGTGTGCACAGATGCCTCGCATTCGTCCTCCAGTACGGCCTTGGCAAGTAAACGCTTCCCGATGACAAGGTTCACTTTAAACAAATTGTGAAACGTCTCTATAAGATTGGTGTTATCAAGTTTCTGGAAGTTCCCCTGGACGTGCTCCCCAATGGCAACCCACTGTTCTTTCTGAGCTTTTTCATCCATCGTTCAGCGGTGGTGTGATACTTCTTATGGAATATATCTGATTCTTAGAGCTCTCAGGCTCCAAGCTCtaacaaaatttcaagaattttTAGACTTTTAAGAGAAAATAGAAACGAACAATGAGTCTGTTAGCTTATTGCTTATGACTGACTATGGGTGAGTGTACTACAGATAAGCTCGTTGGAGATCCCTACTAATTTTGTCTCCCCCCCTTGCCGTCCGAGATAATTTAGAGATGCGTGTGGGCATTGTGTTGCAACACTGTGATGCCCTGGATTTTGAAGAGTTGCAACATGTCGTCGAGGGCATTTTGTCCCTGGAACGAATTGACCGTGCGTTCCAGGAAAACCGGGCTACTGATTTAGACTTGCTGTTGCTTTCGGATATCAAGAGCAGCTTCCACCTGGACAACTTATTGGGTAAACTGTATACCACGCTACGGGAGATTTTGTTCAAACGAGGTTTACCCTTGTTCCCAATTAACGTGCTTCTGGGCAACTTCAACCGGGAAGAAACAAGTTGGGATGAATTGTTTGTCACGGACAGAAAGGTCGTTGATGTATACCGTATCCAACACACAAACTTGAACATCTTGCCCAAGATCAAGAATCACGACAAAGTGTCACCTGTTGCAAACGACCCGGATCCGCACACGTCCAGTTTAGCGGATCGGAATAAGTACGATGTCACCGCTTTGGGGGGTACGTTTGATCACATTCACGATGGCCACAAGATCCTACTCACCGTTGCTGCATTTATTACGTCCTCCAGATTGATAATTGGGCTTACAGGCAAGGAATTGCTGGGCACGAAGAAGTTCCCTGAACTTTTGGAGGACTACGAAACCCGGAAAGGTAACGTTTGTAAGTTTCTCAAGCTACTGAAGCCGCAATTACGCGTGGAGATGGTGCTCCTAAAGGATGTGTGTGGGCCCACGGGGACGGTCCCCGAAATCAAAGCTCTCGTCGTTAGCAGAGAGACGCTGAAGGGCGGAGACTATGTCAACAAGACAAGACGCGAGAAGGGAATGCACGAGCTGGACATTTCCGTCGTTAACGTGATTGGtggtgaggaggaggacggtTGGACCGAGAAACTGAGCAGTACGGATGTGAGAAGAATGCTCAGCGAGGAACACACGCACACTTAATTGGCCGAAACGCGGAAACACGCAGAAAATGGGACCCCCCTGTCTCGGCTGACAGCAAGTAATGCTAGCTGAAAGCACTTTCACAGGGCccatctgttgctgctgctgctgcgatGAGCTTTCTACCTCTTGGCcggtgaaaaattttttagTCGCTGGCGACGAAAGTTGCAGCATCGCTGTTGGTACAGATTGTGCCATGGTTTACAGCTGAGAGCAGCGGGTGTGCTAACACTCTCCCCTATCCAAGGTATCCATCCCCACTACTTTATCAAACTCTGTAACGATGCCCGAGGCTGAGTCGCCCGGAGTCTCTCCGAGGAAAAACGGGATTAAGGTCAATGTGCCTTTTGACCAAAGTGCAACGGAAGAGGGAAACACCAGTATGAACACAAGAGTGGAACGACTGAGCATTAGCGAGTCGGATCCTGCAGTAAGGAAAGAGATTGCAGCTGCCCTAGGGTCTTCAAGTAGTCTAGGAACCTCAGTATCCCTATCGGAGCAATCTAAGAGAAGAAGGTCTAGTGTTGCGTCTGCAATACTTGCCAGCGGCAACGTCAAATCTGGGAAGGACAACACTTCCAATGGGAAAGTGGCCAAGCGAAAGAGAAGCAAGCGGGGGAATCAGGGTCCCCTGTCGCTCAAGATAGCCCCGcggtttcttcaacacgAGGTCAAACGGGAGAGCAATGTTGCCAAATCGACAAACACCATCTCGATAAAATTCCTTCGTGATTTTGTGCAGTACTTGTACCGAGGCAAGCAGTTGAATGTCCCACTATGGATTGATG
The sequence above is a segment of the Huiozyma naganishii CBS 8797 chromosome 11, complete genome genome. Coding sequences within it:
- the CWC22 gene encoding U2-type spliceosomal complex subunit CWC22 (similar to Saccharomyces cerevisiae CWC22 (YGR278W); ancestral locus Anc_5.16), which produces MDEKAQKEQWVAIGEHVQGNFQKLDNTNLIETFHNLFKVNLVIGKRLLAKAVLEDECEASVHTISQLCLLVNNVLPSFGPLIGQEIVCRFLHDYKNKNHAEGRRILKLLSSLYKVGLIHEIVILQLLQILLSRENEQDSIWDTVIILRFCGKKLQDANPRAYNAIRDKLETLECPLDSNIKTELEDLLDEKQLEDNVTLVHHSAVIVPNRYPPFSTSISQDENFWDLPKENLARFKYHQNLNDLEEEYDELKRGFSVQEPVDASEQEEIQVSETEPAPEATTVPVVKPYTVKDMTSSENIEFKKKIYLVLKSSLSGDEAAHKLLKLRIPDDRKYEIVDIVVKSSIQEATYSKFYGILGERLCSSHRSWKPAFLQIFNENFQNLDDFEPAQLRILGKFWGHMVATDYIGLEVLSNFKLNEEESTPPSRIFLKFIFQECVAELNAQELKERLQEEYIQPYLVGLFPKEDPNHIRYAINYFTAIGLGLLTDDMRETLDTIEEKKREEARIKQEEEMRRYDEERKEMEKQNPPRETPKPESRPSRYQPNSSVPAAPRRRRSITPPRYKRNGGRRSITPPRGRFRRERSRSPERFKKKSRYQG
- the SCW4 gene encoding putative family 17 glucosidase (similar to Saccharomyces cerevisiae SCW4 (YGR279C) and SCW10 (YMR305C); ancestral locus Anc_5.15), which encodes MKFSNLVATASIVGAAVAAPSGHEHKEKRDVLTTTIKAQTTVLVDAVNQANVLAVPADVQTEAAAAPAATPATQAQAAETTQAASTQKASSGSSGSSAPAVDVSASASGVKGVTYSPYNADGTCKSADQVASDLSSMTEFPTIRLYGVDCDQVASVMKAKQANQKVFLGVYFMDQIEQSISTMKSAVEQYGSWNDVVTVSIGNELVNGGQATPSQIGQYVSTGRSALQAAGYSGPVVSVDTFIAVINNPELCQYSDYMAVNAHAYFDQNTEASDSGKWLLQQIQRVWTACGGNKDVVIAESGWPSKGQTYGIAVPSKENQQSAVSSIKSACGASTFLYNAYNDYWKADGNLGVEKYWGILSNE
- the CAB4 gene encoding putative pantetheine-phosphate adenylyltransferase (similar to Saccharomyces cerevisiae YGR277C; ancestral locus Anc_5.17) produces the protein MRVGIVLQHCDALDFEELQHVVEGILSLERIDRAFQENRATDLDLLLLSDIKSSFHLDNLLGKLYTTLREILFKRGLPLFPINVLLGNFNREETSWDELFVTDRKVVDVYRIQHTNLNILPKIKNHDKVSPVANDPDPHTSSLADRNKYDVTALGGTFDHIHDGHKILLTVAAFITSSRLIIGLTGKELLGTKKFPELLEDYETRKGNVCKFLKLLKPQLRVEMVLLKDVCGPTGTVPEIKALVVSRETLKGGDYVNKTRREKGMHELDISVVNVIGGEEEDGWTEKLSSTDVRRMLSEEHTHT